ACCAATTGTACAGCGTAAAGTGGACTTTTCCCTTTAGAGAGTGTTCCTACGAAAACAAACTGGATAATGTTGTCATAATTTCTAATTGGAATATTGGCTATCTTATTTTTGGCATAACTAGCAGTAAAAAATGGCAGAACATTTTTAGTTTGTTTTGGCCATTCGCCGTAAACTAAAACCTGCATATTCCGAGTTAAAAAGGTGTTGGAGAGAATCCATTTTTGTAGACGATAACTCCACGGCTGCTTCGCCTTCGGATCCCAGTTGCCAGCGTATTTGGCTGTTTTCTTTTTCTTCGGAAATAATAATTGAACAAAGCATCCTAAAAGTCCAATATTGCCCGGACAACGAAGATGAATATGGTCGGCACGTTTGCAAGCTTTATAAAGCGTAACAAATATTATAGGAATTTTAATAACCGATTTAAGACTTGCTTTAACCGAAGTAAAAGCTATTGCCGGCACCCTATTTAAATAAATATTGTTGTGCTTATAAGGCATATCTATCTTTGAAACTGCCCTAGTTACTTTTGGTGCAATTATTTCGACCGAATCAAAATTTTTTATCCATAAGTTCATTTCCTTCACATAGGGCGCATAAGCAAAATATTGCGCCTTTTTAAAAAGATGTGGTGTATGTGTTATGATTAGGAAATTCATAAATGCACTTTAGGTTTGTTAAAAAACAATGACCACCACCCTACTACTCTACCCATACTTTCGGTTAGGGCTTCTTTCTTTTGGTTTGTGTTTATAACATTAGTAAACCTAATAATCGTTAATAAAAACGACGTGGTGTGCCACTTTATTCTGGCTCTTATAGTTGGATTTGGATATTTTACACGCCATACATACCACCCATTTTTAACTACCATTTTACCATATTTATATTTATTTGGTCTACCGGAAATATTATGATAATGGTTTAATTTAGCAGCAGTATTAATAACATTTGTTCCATACCTTAATGCGCGTAAACTGAAATCAGCATCTTCGTATAAACCGTACCCTTCAAAATAGATTGAAAATTTGATGTGTTTAAATATGGATTTTCTAAAATTAAAGGACATCCCAATTAATAAATCTACAGGGTATATTTTGTTATTAAGAGGATAACTATATGTTCTGCCGTGTGAGAAATCAGGCATAATACCTGGTCTAAAAGGAGATTGTAATCCTAACTTATTTCTTACTAAATTTCTTGAACTTTCTTTTATCGCATATCCATCAATAACATAATGTTTACTTAAATCAATAGATTGGTTTTCATCTATTTTAAACCACCTATTCTCATTTACTGCAACACCACCTACACCAACACAATTTGAATCATTTTTAAAGGTATCTATAATAGCTTTAAAATAATTTCTATCTAACTCTGTATCATCGTCTAAAAAACAAACAATTTCTGAGTTTAAGTCAACTTTTTCAATACCAAAGTTACGTTGTTTGGTAAGACCTCTCTCATTTTCTTCAACTTTATAATATTTAAGATTTTGAAATTCATGTGTTACAAGTAACCGTTCTGTTTTATCATCAATAGAGCCATCAACGATCAAAATCTCACTTGGATACAATGCTTGTTTTTTCACCGAATTTAGTAATTTAAGCAATGGTTCAGGTCGCTTGTATGTGCAGACTATTAAAGTAAATTTAGTATCGCTCATATTAATTCAGTATGTTACAAAAAATGTCGTGCACTTCTTTAAAATAGGTATGTCGCCTTAAATAATTATTCCATAATTCTCGATTGCTCTTTTGAAGCTTTAGAAAGTCTTGATTAGACAATTTAGCATGAAATTGAACAATTGTTTCGGG
This region of Aequorivita marisscotiae genomic DNA includes:
- a CDS encoding glycosyltransferase encodes the protein MNFLIITHTPHLFKKAQYFAYAPYVKEMNLWIKNFDSVEIIAPKVTRAVSKIDMPYKHNNIYLNRVPAIAFTSVKASLKSVIKIPIIFVTLYKACKRADHIHLRCPGNIGLLGCFVQLLFPKKKKTAKYAGNWDPKAKQPWSYRLQKWILSNTFLTRNMQVLVYGEWPKQTKNVLPFFTASYAKNKIANIPIRNYDNIIQFVFVGTLSKGKSPLYAVQLVEELLKRGVLCRLAVYGEGEERGALEKYIEKSNLKSVITLFGNQISEVVETAYKKSHFLILASKSEGWPKVVAEAMFWGVIPLATNVSCIPWMMAHGERGILLNLNTATDAQQLITLIKQNEVLQKMAARASSWSNQYTLEKFEAEIKKLI
- a CDS encoding glycosyltransferase family 2 protein, giving the protein MSDTKFTLIVCTYKRPEPLLKLLNSVKKQALYPSEILIVDGSIDDKTERLLVTHEFQNLKYYKVEENERGLTKQRNFGIEKVDLNSEIVCFLDDDTELDRNYFKAIIDTFKNDSNCVGVGGVAVNENRWFKIDENQSIDLSKHYVIDGYAIKESSRNLVRNKLGLQSPFRPGIMPDFSHGRTYSYPLNNKIYPVDLLIGMSFNFRKSIFKHIKFSIYFEGYGLYEDADFSLRALRYGTNVINTAAKLNHYHNISGRPNKYKYGKMVVKNGWYVWRVKYPNPTIRARIKWHTTSFLLTIIRFTNVINTNQKKEALTESMGRVVGWWSLFFNKPKVHL